In one Nomascus leucogenys isolate Asia chromosome 13, Asia_NLE_v1, whole genome shotgun sequence genomic region, the following are encoded:
- the SDCBP2 gene encoding syntenin-2 encodes MSSLYPSLEDLKVDQAIQAQARASPKMPALPVQAAAISPPPVLYPNLAELENYMGLSLSSQEVQQSLLQIPEGDSTAVSGPGPGQMVAPVSGYSLGVRRAEIKPGVREIHLCKDERGKTGLRLRKVDQGLFVQLVQANTPASLVGLRFGDQILQIDGCDCAGWSSHKAHQVVKKASGDKIVMVVRDRPFQRTVTMHKDSMGHVGFVIRKGKIVSLVKGSSAARNGLLTNHYVCEVDGQNVIGLKDKKIMEILATAGNVVTLTIIPSVIYEHMVKRLSPILLHHTMDHSIPDA; translated from the exons ATGTCATCCCTGTACCCATCTCTAGAGGACCTAAAAGTGGACCAAGCCATTCAG gCCCAGGCCAGAGCCTCACCCAAGATGCCAGCCCTGCCAGTCCAGGCAGCAGCCATTTCCCCACCACCAG TTTTGTACCCAAACTTGGCAGAACTGGAAAATTATATGGGTCTTTCCCTCTCCAGCCAAGAAGTCCAGCAGAGCCTGCTTCAGATTCCGGAGGGTGACAGT ACAGCGGTCTCGGGCCCCGGGCCCGGCCAGATGGTGGCACCGGTATCCGGGTACAGCCTGGGCGTGCGGCGAGCGGAGATCAAGCCAGGGGTGCGCGAGATCCACCTGTGCAAGGACGAGCGCGGCAAGACCGGGCTGAGGCTGCGGAAGGTCGACCAG GGGCTCTTTGTGCAGTTGGTCCAGGCCAACACCCCCGCATCCCTTGTGGGGCTGCGCTTTGGGGACCAGATTCTGCAGATTGACGGGTGTGACTGTGCTGGGTGGAGCTCACACAAAGCCCATCAGGTGGTGAAGAAGGCATCGGGCGATAAGATTGTCATGGTGGTTCGGGACAG GCCGTTCCAGCGGACTGTCACCATGCACAAGGACAGCATGGGCCACGTCGGCTTCGTGATCAGGAAGGGGAAGATTGTCTCTCTGGTCAAAGGGAGTTCTGCAGCCCGCAACGGGCTCCTCACCAACCACTACGTGTGTGAGGTGGACGGGCAGAATGTTATCGGGCTGAAG GACAAAAAGATCATGGAGATTCTGGCCACGGCTGGGAACGTTGTCACCCTGACCATCATCCCCAGTGTGATCTATGAGCACATGGTCAAAAG GTTGTCTCCAATCCTGCTCCACCACACCATGGACCACTCCATCCCAGATGCCTGA
- the SNPH gene encoding syntaphilin isoform X3, whose amino-acid sequence MAMSLPGSRRTSAGSRSGGTLGRSGLAVFAQCPQLPASQNEHLPLLPASRRTSPPVSVRDAYGTSSLSSSSNSGSYKGSDSSPTPRRSIKYTLCSDNHGIKPPTPEQYLTPLQQKEVCIRHLKARLKDTQDRLQDRDTEIDDLKTQLSRMQEDWIEEECHRVEAQLALKEARKEIKQLKQVIDTVKNNLIDKDKGLQKYFVDINIQNKKLETLLHSMEVAQNGMAKEDGTGESAGGSPARSLTRSSTYTKLSDPAVCGDRQPGDPSSGSAEDGADSGFAAADDTLSRTDVLEASSLLSSGLDCGTEETSLHSSFGLGPRFPASNTYEKLLCGMEAGVQASCMQERAIQTDFVQYQPDLDTILEKVNQAQVCGTDPESGDRCPELDAHPPGPRDPNSAVVVTVGDELEAPEPITRGPTPQRPGANPNPGQSVSVVCPMEEEEEEAAVAEKEPKSYWSRHYIVDLLAVVVPAVPTVAWLCRSQRRQGQPIYNISSLLRGCCTVALHSIRRISCRSLSQPSPSPAGSGSQL is encoded by the exons ATGGCCATGTCCCTGCCGGGAAGTAGACGGACCTCTGCTGGATCCCGCAG CGGGGGCACTTTGGGCCGCAGCGGCCTGGCAGTGTTCGCCCAGTGTCCGCAGCTGCCCGCCAGCCAGAACGAGCACCTGcctcttcttcctgcctccaggCGCACCTCTCCACCTGTGAGCGTGCGGGATGCCTACGGCACCTCTTcgctcagcagcagcagcaattcCGGCTCCTACAAGGGCAGTGACAGCAGTCCCACGCCAAG GCGCTCCATTAAATACACGCTGTGCAGTGACAACCATGGCATCAAGCCCCCGACCCCGGAGCAGTACCTGACCCCCCTGCAGCAGAAGGAGGTGTGCATCCGGCACCTGAAAGCCCGGCTGAAGGACACGCAGGACCGGCTCCAGGACCG GGACACAGAGATTGATGACCTGAAGACGCAGCTGTCACGCATGCAGGAGGACTGGATTGAGGAGGAGTGCCACCGCGTGGAGGCCCAGCTGGCCCTGAAGGAGGCCCGAAAGGAGATCAAGCAGCTCAAGCAGGTCATCGATACTGTCAAGAACAACCTGATTGACAAGGACAAGGGGCTGCAGAAGTACTTCGTGGACATCAACATCCAGAACAAGAAGCTGGAGACGCTGCTGCACAGCATGGAGGTGGCCCAGAATGGCATGGCCAAGGAGGATGGCACCGGGGAGTCAGCCGGTGGGTCCCCTGCCCGCTCCCTCACCCGCAGCTCCACCTACACCAAGCTGAGTGACCCAGCCGTCTGTGGTGACCGCCAGCCGGGTGATCCCTCCAGCGGCTCTGCTGAGGATGGGGCAGACAGTGGCTTTGCAGCAGCCGATGACACACTGAGCCGGACGGACGTGCTAGAGGCCAGCAGCCTGCTGTCGTCAGGGCTGGACTGTGGCACCGAGGAGACCTCGCTGCACAGCTCCTTCGGCCTGGGCCCCCGCTTCCCCGCCAGCAACACCTATGAGAAGCTGCTGTGTGGCATGGAGGCTGGTGTGCAGGCCAGCTGCATGCAGGAGCGTGCCATCCAGACAGACTTCGTGCAGTACCAGCCTGACCTTGACACCATCCTGGAGAAAGTGAACCAGGCCCAGGTCTGTGGGACAGACCCTGAGTCAGGGGACAGGTGCCCAGAGCTGGATGCCCACCCTCCAGGGCCCAGAGACCCCAACTCAGCAGTGGTGGTGACAGTGGGTGACGAGCTAGAGGCCCCAGAGCCCATCACCCGCGGACCCACCCCACAGCGGCCTGGTGCCAACCCCAACCCTGGCCAGTCGGTGAGCGTGGTGTGCcccatggaggaggaggaggaggaggctgctgtGGCTGAGAAGGAGCCCAAGAGCTACTGGAGCCGCCACTACATCGTGGAtctgctggctgtggtggtgccaGCTGTGCCCACGGTGGCCTGGCTTTGCCGCTCCCAGCGGCGCCAGGGCCAGCCCATCTACAACATCAGCTCCCTGCTGCGGGGCTGCTGCACTGTGGCCTTGCACTCCATCCGCAGGATCAGCTGCCGCTCGCTGAGCCAGCCGAGTCCCAGCCCAGCGGGCAGCGGCTCCCAGCTCTGA
- the SNPH gene encoding syntaphilin isoform X4: MAMSLPGSRRTSAGSRRRTSPPVSVRDAYGTSSLSSSSNSGSYKGSDSSPTPRRSIKYTLCSDNHGIKPPTPEQYLTPLQQKEVCIRHLKARLKDTQDRLQDRDTEIDDLKTQLSRMQEDWIEEECHRVEAQLALKEARKEIKQLKQVIDTVKNNLIDKDKGLQKYFVDINIQNKKLETLLHSMEVAQNGMAKEDGTGESAGGSPARSLTRSSTYTKLSDPAVCGDRQPGDPSSGSAEDGADSGFAAADDTLSRTDVLEASSLLSSGLDCGTEETSLHSSFGLGPRFPASNTYEKLLCGMEAGVQASCMQERAIQTDFVQYQPDLDTILEKVNQAQVCGTDPESGDRCPELDAHPPGPRDPNSAVVVTVGDELEAPEPITRGPTPQRPGANPNPGQSVSVVCPMEEEEEEAAVAEKEPKSYWSRHYIVDLLAVVVPAVPTVAWLCRSQRRQGQPIYNISSLLRGCCTVALHSIRRISCRSLSQPSPSPAGSGSQL; encoded by the exons ATGGCCATGTCCCTGCCGGGAAGTAGACGGACCTCTGCTGGATCCCGCAG gCGCACCTCTCCACCTGTGAGCGTGCGGGATGCCTACGGCACCTCTTcgctcagcagcagcagcaattcCGGCTCCTACAAGGGCAGTGACAGCAGTCCCACGCCAAG GCGCTCCATTAAATACACGCTGTGCAGTGACAACCATGGCATCAAGCCCCCGACCCCGGAGCAGTACCTGACCCCCCTGCAGCAGAAGGAGGTGTGCATCCGGCACCTGAAAGCCCGGCTGAAGGACACGCAGGACCGGCTCCAGGACCG GGACACAGAGATTGATGACCTGAAGACGCAGCTGTCACGCATGCAGGAGGACTGGATTGAGGAGGAGTGCCACCGCGTGGAGGCCCAGCTGGCCCTGAAGGAGGCCCGAAAGGAGATCAAGCAGCTCAAGCAGGTCATCGATACTGTCAAGAACAACCTGATTGACAAGGACAAGGGGCTGCAGAAGTACTTCGTGGACATCAACATCCAGAACAAGAAGCTGGAGACGCTGCTGCACAGCATGGAGGTGGCCCAGAATGGCATGGCCAAGGAGGATGGCACCGGGGAGTCAGCCGGTGGGTCCCCTGCCCGCTCCCTCACCCGCAGCTCCACCTACACCAAGCTGAGTGACCCAGCCGTCTGTGGTGACCGCCAGCCGGGTGATCCCTCCAGCGGCTCTGCTGAGGATGGGGCAGACAGTGGCTTTGCAGCAGCCGATGACACACTGAGCCGGACGGACGTGCTAGAGGCCAGCAGCCTGCTGTCGTCAGGGCTGGACTGTGGCACCGAGGAGACCTCGCTGCACAGCTCCTTCGGCCTGGGCCCCCGCTTCCCCGCCAGCAACACCTATGAGAAGCTGCTGTGTGGCATGGAGGCTGGTGTGCAGGCCAGCTGCATGCAGGAGCGTGCCATCCAGACAGACTTCGTGCAGTACCAGCCTGACCTTGACACCATCCTGGAGAAAGTGAACCAGGCCCAGGTCTGTGGGACAGACCCTGAGTCAGGGGACAGGTGCCCAGAGCTGGATGCCCACCCTCCAGGGCCCAGAGACCCCAACTCAGCAGTGGTGGTGACAGTGGGTGACGAGCTAGAGGCCCCAGAGCCCATCACCCGCGGACCCACCCCACAGCGGCCTGGTGCCAACCCCAACCCTGGCCAGTCGGTGAGCGTGGTGTGCcccatggaggaggaggaggaggaggctgctgtGGCTGAGAAGGAGCCCAAGAGCTACTGGAGCCGCCACTACATCGTGGAtctgctggctgtggtggtgccaGCTGTGCCCACGGTGGCCTGGCTTTGCCGCTCCCAGCGGCGCCAGGGCCAGCCCATCTACAACATCAGCTCCCTGCTGCGGGGCTGCTGCACTGTGGCCTTGCACTCCATCCGCAGGATCAGCTGCCGCTCGCTGAGCCAGCCGAGTCCCAGCCCAGCGGGCAGCGGCTCCCAGCTCTGA
- the SNPH gene encoding syntaphilin isoform X2, with protein MPGSGPSERMTWPGPAFSAGPPTRPLSSAPGIPPIPPLTRTRSLMAMSLPGSRRTSAGSRRRTSPPVSVRDAYGTSSLSSSSNSGSYKGSDSSPTPRRSIKYTLCSDNHGIKPPTPEQYLTPLQQKEVCIRHLKARLKDTQDRLQDRDTEIDDLKTQLSRMQEDWIEEECHRVEAQLALKEARKEIKQLKQVIDTVKNNLIDKDKGLQKYFVDINIQNKKLETLLHSMEVAQNGMAKEDGTGESAGGSPARSLTRSSTYTKLSDPAVCGDRQPGDPSSGSAEDGADSGFAAADDTLSRTDVLEASSLLSSGLDCGTEETSLHSSFGLGPRFPASNTYEKLLCGMEAGVQASCMQERAIQTDFVQYQPDLDTILEKVNQAQVCGTDPESGDRCPELDAHPPGPRDPNSAVVVTVGDELEAPEPITRGPTPQRPGANPNPGQSVSVVCPMEEEEEEAAVAEKEPKSYWSRHYIVDLLAVVVPAVPTVAWLCRSQRRQGQPIYNISSLLRGCCTVALHSIRRISCRSLSQPSPSPAGSGSQL; from the exons ATGCCGGGCAGCGGCCCCAGCGAGAGGATGACGTGGCCTGGCCCGGCCTTTTCTGCGGGCCCCCCAACCCGCCCTCTCTCCTCAGCCCCCGGGATACCGCCCATCCCACCCCTTACTCGGACCCGCAGCCTCATGGCCATGTCCCTGCCGGGAAGTAGACGGACCTCTGCTGGATCCCGCAG gCGCACCTCTCCACCTGTGAGCGTGCGGGATGCCTACGGCACCTCTTcgctcagcagcagcagcaattcCGGCTCCTACAAGGGCAGTGACAGCAGTCCCACGCCAAG GCGCTCCATTAAATACACGCTGTGCAGTGACAACCATGGCATCAAGCCCCCGACCCCGGAGCAGTACCTGACCCCCCTGCAGCAGAAGGAGGTGTGCATCCGGCACCTGAAAGCCCGGCTGAAGGACACGCAGGACCGGCTCCAGGACCG GGACACAGAGATTGATGACCTGAAGACGCAGCTGTCACGCATGCAGGAGGACTGGATTGAGGAGGAGTGCCACCGCGTGGAGGCCCAGCTGGCCCTGAAGGAGGCCCGAAAGGAGATCAAGCAGCTCAAGCAGGTCATCGATACTGTCAAGAACAACCTGATTGACAAGGACAAGGGGCTGCAGAAGTACTTCGTGGACATCAACATCCAGAACAAGAAGCTGGAGACGCTGCTGCACAGCATGGAGGTGGCCCAGAATGGCATGGCCAAGGAGGATGGCACCGGGGAGTCAGCCGGTGGGTCCCCTGCCCGCTCCCTCACCCGCAGCTCCACCTACACCAAGCTGAGTGACCCAGCCGTCTGTGGTGACCGCCAGCCGGGTGATCCCTCCAGCGGCTCTGCTGAGGATGGGGCAGACAGTGGCTTTGCAGCAGCCGATGACACACTGAGCCGGACGGACGTGCTAGAGGCCAGCAGCCTGCTGTCGTCAGGGCTGGACTGTGGCACCGAGGAGACCTCGCTGCACAGCTCCTTCGGCCTGGGCCCCCGCTTCCCCGCCAGCAACACCTATGAGAAGCTGCTGTGTGGCATGGAGGCTGGTGTGCAGGCCAGCTGCATGCAGGAGCGTGCCATCCAGACAGACTTCGTGCAGTACCAGCCTGACCTTGACACCATCCTGGAGAAAGTGAACCAGGCCCAGGTCTGTGGGACAGACCCTGAGTCAGGGGACAGGTGCCCAGAGCTGGATGCCCACCCTCCAGGGCCCAGAGACCCCAACTCAGCAGTGGTGGTGACAGTGGGTGACGAGCTAGAGGCCCCAGAGCCCATCACCCGCGGACCCACCCCACAGCGGCCTGGTGCCAACCCCAACCCTGGCCAGTCGGTGAGCGTGGTGTGCcccatggaggaggaggaggaggaggctgctgtGGCTGAGAAGGAGCCCAAGAGCTACTGGAGCCGCCACTACATCGTGGAtctgctggctgtggtggtgccaGCTGTGCCCACGGTGGCCTGGCTTTGCCGCTCCCAGCGGCGCCAGGGCCAGCCCATCTACAACATCAGCTCCCTGCTGCGGGGCTGCTGCACTGTGGCCTTGCACTCCATCCGCAGGATCAGCTGCCGCTCGCTGAGCCAGCCGAGTCCCAGCCCAGCGGGCAGCGGCTCCCAGCTCTGA
- the SNPH gene encoding syntaphilin isoform X5 encodes MFPPLWGRSIKYTLCSDNHGIKPPTPEQYLTPLQQKEVCIRHLKARLKDTQDRLQDRDTEIDDLKTQLSRMQEDWIEEECHRVEAQLALKEARKEIKQLKQVIDTVKNNLIDKDKGLQKYFVDINIQNKKLETLLHSMEVAQNGMAKEDGTGESAGGSPARSLTRSSTYTKLSDPAVCGDRQPGDPSSGSAEDGADSGFAAADDTLSRTDVLEASSLLSSGLDCGTEETSLHSSFGLGPRFPASNTYEKLLCGMEAGVQASCMQERAIQTDFVQYQPDLDTILEKVNQAQVCGTDPESGDRCPELDAHPPGPRDPNSAVVVTVGDELEAPEPITRGPTPQRPGANPNPGQSVSVVCPMEEEEEEAAVAEKEPKSYWSRHYIVDLLAVVVPAVPTVAWLCRSQRRQGQPIYNISSLLRGCCTVALHSIRRISCRSLSQPSPSPAGSGSQL; translated from the exons atgtttcctcctctgtgggg GCGCTCCATTAAATACACGCTGTGCAGTGACAACCATGGCATCAAGCCCCCGACCCCGGAGCAGTACCTGACCCCCCTGCAGCAGAAGGAGGTGTGCATCCGGCACCTGAAAGCCCGGCTGAAGGACACGCAGGACCGGCTCCAGGACCG GGACACAGAGATTGATGACCTGAAGACGCAGCTGTCACGCATGCAGGAGGACTGGATTGAGGAGGAGTGCCACCGCGTGGAGGCCCAGCTGGCCCTGAAGGAGGCCCGAAAGGAGATCAAGCAGCTCAAGCAGGTCATCGATACTGTCAAGAACAACCTGATTGACAAGGACAAGGGGCTGCAGAAGTACTTCGTGGACATCAACATCCAGAACAAGAAGCTGGAGACGCTGCTGCACAGCATGGAGGTGGCCCAGAATGGCATGGCCAAGGAGGATGGCACCGGGGAGTCAGCCGGTGGGTCCCCTGCCCGCTCCCTCACCCGCAGCTCCACCTACACCAAGCTGAGTGACCCAGCCGTCTGTGGTGACCGCCAGCCGGGTGATCCCTCCAGCGGCTCTGCTGAGGATGGGGCAGACAGTGGCTTTGCAGCAGCCGATGACACACTGAGCCGGACGGACGTGCTAGAGGCCAGCAGCCTGCTGTCGTCAGGGCTGGACTGTGGCACCGAGGAGACCTCGCTGCACAGCTCCTTCGGCCTGGGCCCCCGCTTCCCCGCCAGCAACACCTATGAGAAGCTGCTGTGTGGCATGGAGGCTGGTGTGCAGGCCAGCTGCATGCAGGAGCGTGCCATCCAGACAGACTTCGTGCAGTACCAGCCTGACCTTGACACCATCCTGGAGAAAGTGAACCAGGCCCAGGTCTGTGGGACAGACCCTGAGTCAGGGGACAGGTGCCCAGAGCTGGATGCCCACCCTCCAGGGCCCAGAGACCCCAACTCAGCAGTGGTGGTGACAGTGGGTGACGAGCTAGAGGCCCCAGAGCCCATCACCCGCGGACCCACCCCACAGCGGCCTGGTGCCAACCCCAACCCTGGCCAGTCGGTGAGCGTGGTGTGCcccatggaggaggaggaggaggaggctgctgtGGCTGAGAAGGAGCCCAAGAGCTACTGGAGCCGCCACTACATCGTGGAtctgctggctgtggtggtgccaGCTGTGCCCACGGTGGCCTGGCTTTGCCGCTCCCAGCGGCGCCAGGGCCAGCCCATCTACAACATCAGCTCCCTGCTGCGGGGCTGCTGCACTGTGGCCTTGCACTCCATCCGCAGGATCAGCTGCCGCTCGCTGAGCCAGCCGAGTCCCAGCCCAGCGGGCAGCGGCTCCCAGCTCTGA
- the SNPH gene encoding syntaphilin isoform X1, whose protein sequence is MPGSGPSERMTWPGPAFSAGPPTRPLSSAPGIPPIPPLTRTRSLMAMSLPGSRRTSAGSRSGGTLGRSGLAVFAQCPQLPASQNEHLPLLPASRRTSPPVSVRDAYGTSSLSSSSNSGSYKGSDSSPTPRRSIKYTLCSDNHGIKPPTPEQYLTPLQQKEVCIRHLKARLKDTQDRLQDRDTEIDDLKTQLSRMQEDWIEEECHRVEAQLALKEARKEIKQLKQVIDTVKNNLIDKDKGLQKYFVDINIQNKKLETLLHSMEVAQNGMAKEDGTGESAGGSPARSLTRSSTYTKLSDPAVCGDRQPGDPSSGSAEDGADSGFAAADDTLSRTDVLEASSLLSSGLDCGTEETSLHSSFGLGPRFPASNTYEKLLCGMEAGVQASCMQERAIQTDFVQYQPDLDTILEKVNQAQVCGTDPESGDRCPELDAHPPGPRDPNSAVVVTVGDELEAPEPITRGPTPQRPGANPNPGQSVSVVCPMEEEEEEAAVAEKEPKSYWSRHYIVDLLAVVVPAVPTVAWLCRSQRRQGQPIYNISSLLRGCCTVALHSIRRISCRSLSQPSPSPAGSGSQL, encoded by the exons ATGCCGGGCAGCGGCCCCAGCGAGAGGATGACGTGGCCTGGCCCGGCCTTTTCTGCGGGCCCCCCAACCCGCCCTCTCTCCTCAGCCCCCGGGATACCGCCCATCCCACCCCTTACTCGGACCCGCAGCCTCATGGCCATGTCCCTGCCGGGAAGTAGACGGACCTCTGCTGGATCCCGCAG CGGGGGCACTTTGGGCCGCAGCGGCCTGGCAGTGTTCGCCCAGTGTCCGCAGCTGCCCGCCAGCCAGAACGAGCACCTGcctcttcttcctgcctccaggCGCACCTCTCCACCTGTGAGCGTGCGGGATGCCTACGGCACCTCTTcgctcagcagcagcagcaattcCGGCTCCTACAAGGGCAGTGACAGCAGTCCCACGCCAAG GCGCTCCATTAAATACACGCTGTGCAGTGACAACCATGGCATCAAGCCCCCGACCCCGGAGCAGTACCTGACCCCCCTGCAGCAGAAGGAGGTGTGCATCCGGCACCTGAAAGCCCGGCTGAAGGACACGCAGGACCGGCTCCAGGACCG GGACACAGAGATTGATGACCTGAAGACGCAGCTGTCACGCATGCAGGAGGACTGGATTGAGGAGGAGTGCCACCGCGTGGAGGCCCAGCTGGCCCTGAAGGAGGCCCGAAAGGAGATCAAGCAGCTCAAGCAGGTCATCGATACTGTCAAGAACAACCTGATTGACAAGGACAAGGGGCTGCAGAAGTACTTCGTGGACATCAACATCCAGAACAAGAAGCTGGAGACGCTGCTGCACAGCATGGAGGTGGCCCAGAATGGCATGGCCAAGGAGGATGGCACCGGGGAGTCAGCCGGTGGGTCCCCTGCCCGCTCCCTCACCCGCAGCTCCACCTACACCAAGCTGAGTGACCCAGCCGTCTGTGGTGACCGCCAGCCGGGTGATCCCTCCAGCGGCTCTGCTGAGGATGGGGCAGACAGTGGCTTTGCAGCAGCCGATGACACACTGAGCCGGACGGACGTGCTAGAGGCCAGCAGCCTGCTGTCGTCAGGGCTGGACTGTGGCACCGAGGAGACCTCGCTGCACAGCTCCTTCGGCCTGGGCCCCCGCTTCCCCGCCAGCAACACCTATGAGAAGCTGCTGTGTGGCATGGAGGCTGGTGTGCAGGCCAGCTGCATGCAGGAGCGTGCCATCCAGACAGACTTCGTGCAGTACCAGCCTGACCTTGACACCATCCTGGAGAAAGTGAACCAGGCCCAGGTCTGTGGGACAGACCCTGAGTCAGGGGACAGGTGCCCAGAGCTGGATGCCCACCCTCCAGGGCCCAGAGACCCCAACTCAGCAGTGGTGGTGACAGTGGGTGACGAGCTAGAGGCCCCAGAGCCCATCACCCGCGGACCCACCCCACAGCGGCCTGGTGCCAACCCCAACCCTGGCCAGTCGGTGAGCGTGGTGTGCcccatggaggaggaggaggaggaggctgctgtGGCTGAGAAGGAGCCCAAGAGCTACTGGAGCCGCCACTACATCGTGGAtctgctggctgtggtggtgccaGCTGTGCCCACGGTGGCCTGGCTTTGCCGCTCCCAGCGGCGCCAGGGCCAGCCCATCTACAACATCAGCTCCCTGCTGCGGGGCTGCTGCACTGTGGCCTTGCACTCCATCCGCAGGATCAGCTGCCGCTCGCTGAGCCAGCCGAGTCCCAGCCCAGCGGGCAGCGGCTCCCAGCTCTGA